Proteins encoded by one window of Chanos chanos chromosome 7, fChaCha1.1, whole genome shotgun sequence:
- the LOC115816000 gene encoding protocadherin-8-like, with translation MRGMPGSLAVWHQWMFAFTFIFSLTIVPAFSAGKTMKYQTFEEDAPATVIGNLAKDMSLNPSLGSKTNFRMMKQFNASFIRLRESDGQLTIGERIDRERICKHTPQCLIAFDVVSFSKEQFKLIHVEVEVKDINDNSPEFPRKESTLEISENTAVGTRIPLDVAVDEDVGTNYIQSYQISVNSHFTIDVLSRADGVKYAELVLMKELDRETQASYVLELVATDGGNPSRSGTTKIHVKVKDFNDNSPIFDRNNFSVELPEDAPVGYLLLDLNAVDPDEGLNGEVVYGFGNQVPSEIRQLFKVDRKSGRLTLESPIDFETKTTYEFDVQASDLGPNPNPTICKIIVQVQDVNDNAPEISITPMTSITAGIAYITEAAAKDSFVALISTADRDSGANGQVHCTLYGHDHFKLQQAYEDSYMIVTTAPLDREKIAEYNLTVVAEDLGSPPFRTITQYTIRLSDENDNAPVFSKPVYEVAVVENNAPGAYITTVVARDLDLGHNGKVTYKLSDTYIMGSPVSTYVSLDPGTGSIYALRSFNYEIIKQLELRIQANDGGSPQLHSSATINLKIVDQNDNAPSITQPVLNNGSAEIFLPKDTPSGYVITHITARDADEGVNAELSYKIATGEVSVFSINRATGEIYLNRALNYDIDESLRITVTVSDNGRPSLTSTATIRFTIIAGAPPSDHSIFRQSNEEEPHEWDLSIVIIVVLAGSCTLLLLAIILIATTCNKRKLEKRSDDYHTEKEEASSLQGGKKNSDPLIPIHNESVFDVTPYSNKPNFTGSLQTGSDICSNSEDGTETTCVYEPENKTHGVKLEGYSTLPGYGKEGVRPITIWKGNSYTTISARDPQFSGKDSGKGDSDFNDSDSDISGDGTKKDHQNNGLWACTSECKILGHSDRCWSPSASRAQNNSAHGQSFSTFAKTGSLPRDTLRRENYYQAHIPKTVGLQSVYEKVLHREYDYVLVPPAQPIRVQEINDITIPVYAPTTTRCPTNEV, from the exons ATGAGAGGGATGCCAGGCAGTTTAGCTGTGTGGCACCAATGGATGTTCGCGTTCACCTTTATTTTCTCACTCACTATTGTGCCAGCTTTCTCCGCGGGAAAGACCATGAAATATCAAACGTTTGAAGAGGACGCTCCTGCTACAGTTATCGGAAACCTCGCCAAGGACATGTCCTTAAATCCTTCACTGGGCTCCAAGACTAATTTTAGGATGATGAAACAGTTCAATGCTTCTTTTattagactgagagagagcgacGGACAGCTTACCATCGGGGAAAGaattgacagagaaagaatctGTAAGCACACTCCTCAGTGTCTTATTGCTTTTGATGTTGTCAGTTTCTCCAAAGAACAGTTCAAATTAATACATGTGGAAGTGGAGGTGAAGGACATCAATGACAACTCTCCTGAGTTCCCAAGGAAGGAATCTACCCTTGAAATTTCCGAAAACACAGCAGTGGGCACCCGGATCCCCCTCGATGTGGCAGTGGATGAGGATGTGGGCACGAACTACATTCAAAGCTACCAGATTTCAGTCAACAGTCACTTTACTATTGATGTGCTGAGCAGAGCGGATGGGGTTAAATATGCGGAGCTGGTGCTAATGAAAGAACTGGACAGGGAGACACAAGCATCCTATGTGCTAGAGCTCGTCGCAACCGACGGAGGAAACCCGTCCAGGTCTGGAACCACAAAGATACACGTCAAGGTGAAAGACTTCAATGACAACAGTCCCATTTTTGATAGAAACAATTTCTCGGTTGAGTTACCCGAGGACGCACCGGTTGGGTATCTGCTGTTGGACTTAAACGCAGTTGATCCGGACGAGGGTTTGAACGGGGAAGTTGTATACGGCTTTGGAAATCAGGTGCCATCTGAGATCCGGCAACTTTTCAAAGTGGACCGAAAATCCGGGAGATTGACGCTCGAGAGCCCGATTGATTTCGAGACCAAGACAACGTATGAGTTTGATGTCCAAGCGTCAGACCTGGGTCCTAATCCGAATCCTACCATCTGTAAAATCATTGTTCAGGTGCAGGATGTGAATGACAACGCACCAGAAATCAGTATCACCCCAATGACCTCTATCACAGCGGGCATCGCGTATATCACCGAGGCGGCTGCCAAGGACAGCTTCGTCGCACTAATCAGCACCGCGGACAGGGACTCTGGCGCGAATGGTCAAGTTCACTGTACCTTATATGGGCACGATCATTTCAAACTTCAACAGGCTTATGAAGACAGCTATATGATCGTGACAACAGCTCCGTTAGATAGAGAAAAAATTGCCGAGTACAACCTGACAGTAGTGGCCGAAGACCTGGGCTCTCCTCCGTTCAGAACAATAACGCAATACACTATTAGGCTGAGCGATGAGAATGACAACGCCCCTGTATTCAGTAAACCTGTCTATGAAGTTGCGGTAGTGGAAAACAACGCGCCCGGGGCATACATAACCACAGTGGTGGCCAGAGACTTGGACTTGGGACACAATGGAAAAGTCACTTACAAGCTTTCAGACACTTACATCATGGGCTCTCCGGTGTCAACCTATGTTTCACTCGATCCAGGTACTGGATCTATCTATGCATTAAGAAGTTTCAACTATGAAATCATTAAACAACTCGAGCTGCGAATTCAGGCGAACGATGGGGGTTCACCTCAACTCCACAGCAGCGCAACCATCAATCTAAAAATAGTTGATCAGAATGACAACGCACCGTCTATTACACAGCCAGTCTTAAATAATGGGTCCGCAGAGATTTTTTTACCGAAAGATACCCCTTCGGGTTATGTTATAACCCATATAACCGCCCGGGATGCTGACGAGGGCGTTAATGCGGAGCTTTCTTATAAAATAGCCACAGGTGAAGTGTCCGTGTTCTCCATAAACAGAGCCACAGGAGAGATTTATCTGAACCGCGCGCTAAATTATGACATCGACGAGAGTTTGAgaatcacagtcactgtcagtgACAACGGGAGACCTTCTCTGACTTCAACAGCGACCATTCGCTTTACCATAATTGCAGGAGCTCCCCCCAGTGACCACAGCATATTCAGACAAAGCAACGAAGAGGAACCCCACGAATGGGACTTGTCTATCGTTATCATTGTTGTACTGGCTGGGAGCTGCACCTTGCTATTGTTGGCCATTATTCTGATTGCGACTACTTGCAATAAACGTAAGCTGGAAAAGCGAAGTGACGACtatcacacagaaaaagaggaagctTCCAGTTTgcaaggagggaaaaaaaacagcgacCCACTGATTCCCATCCACAACGAAAGCGTCTTTGATGTCACACCATATTCTAATAAGCCAAATTTCACCGGTTCCCTCCAAACTGGCAGTGATATTTGCTCCAATTCAGAGGACGGAACAGAAACTACATGTGTTTATGagccagaaaacaaaacacacggAGTAAAACTAGAG GGCTACTCCACTCTACCTGGGTATGGCAAAGAAGGGGTGAGACCGATTACAATATGGAAAGGCAACTCCTACACAACCATCTCAGCACGAGACCCTCAATTCAGCGGGAAGGACAGCGGGAAAGGAGACAGCGATTTCAATGACAGTGATTCGGATATAAGCGGAGACGGCACGAAAAAAGACCATCAAAACAAtg GTCTCTGGGCATGCACGAGCGAATGTAAGATCCTCGGCCACTCTGATCGGTGTTGGAGTCCTTCCGCTTCAAGAGCACAAAACAACTCTGCACATGGTCAGTCTTTCTCCACCTTCGCCAAGACAGGTTCACTTCCAAGGGACACGCTTCGGAGAGAAAACTACTATCAAGCTCACATACCCAAAACAGTGGGTCTGCAGAGCGTTTACGAGAAAGTGTTGCACAGAGAATATGACTATGTATTAGTTCCTCCAGCTCAGCCGATTAGGGTGCAGGAAATAAATGACATTACAATCCCTGTTTATGCGCCGACAACAACTCGGTGTCCTACAAATGAAGTCTAA
- the LOC115816001 gene encoding protocadherin-8-like has protein sequence MPSQARDSKRVVELIESGFYKETDDYGYVRDMAMSLSLVLLFAVCTVRGTTTKYYTYEEDPLGKFIGNLSLDLKINLTEDPNTSFRFMQERNSSQIQMRRNDGVLTVGERIDRENLCQRSQRCVITFDVVVFSKEKFHLIHVEIYVKDINDHSPQFPHNETYLQISEAVAVGTRFPLDYAVDQDVGNNYIQSYQLFHNSHFGIEVRSGEDGIKVPQLVLVKELDREVEDSYLLQVTASDGGSPPKSGSFMVHVKILDSNDNSPQFEHNSLKVELHEDAPVGSLLLKVQAFDPDHGANGEVRYDFTEDSLNEVKDTFQIDPITGTVTLRSLVDFESRRSYELNIQAYDLGVNSIPSTCKVIAEIVDVNDNAPEITIKPMTSLSDGIAYITEAAAVESFVALISTSDRDSGANGYVRVSLQGHEHFKLQQAYGDTFMIVTTTTLDREKIPEYNLTVVAEDLGSPPFRTLLQYTVRVLDENDNAPLFSKSVYDIAVMENKAPGSYIATLIARDPDVGVNGKVTYTLIDENVGGAPISSLVSVNPVSGILYTMRSLDYESVKQIDVGILATDGGSPQLSSTAVVRIKVVDENDNAPFITYPVLLNDSAKVPIPHNAPAGYLALRVKARDMDDGINGELSYSIIEDKKTLFSINKNTGEIALKYGLTLQYGDAAEITVAVSDSGRTPLSCAARFSFVVTEMEPEEEQVVVVLESTEEEEISDFDASLIVIVLLSVGCALLLVAIVAVALSRKYSPRNETFGSKRRGPDGLFTKTPLPSHSIDSSESGSYKGGSTTVTEHILSSRDESSYSFEESSGDSDTKVFRPLLCEGNFEPVAIWQGDRFTLQTSNIRSTDQTSVKDSGKGDSDFNDSDSDISRDMGRKISTSIQPQTNCPFSAGLTAGHGRTREISTHTSSAPVSTGSYTIAYSRTSAYGHAHTNRPLPTWRDNAHNTILPRASEQPRAPICQRTGTLPSHYYYQQYAPFYQSQPATKDLREMASQHQNITSF, from the exons ATGCCGTCTCAAGCACGCGACTCGAAGAGGGTCGTGGAGCTAATAGAAAGTGGGTTTTATAAAGAGACAGACGATTAT GGCTACGTAAGAGACATGGCGATGAGTTTAAGTCTTGTGTTACTTTTTGCAGTTTGCACTGTTAGAGGAACAACTACGAAGTACTACACTTATGAAGAGGATCCACTAGGCAAATTTATCGGAAACTTGTCGCTTGATTTGAAAATCAACCTAACTGAAGATCCGAACACAAGTTTCCGCTTCATGCAAGAGAGAAACTCGTCCCAAATTCAGATGCGACGAAATGACGGAGTACTGACTGTGGGAGAACGCATCGACAGGGAGAATCTCTGCCAACGCTCTCAACGTTGTGTGATTACTTTTGACGTGGTGGTATTCTCGAAGGAGAAGTTTCATTTGATCCATGTTGAGATTTATGTGAAGGACATTAATGATCACTCGCCTCAGTTTCCACATAATGAAACATACCTTCAGATTTCAGAGGCCGTGGCAGTGGGCACCAGGTTTCCGTTAGACTATGCTGTTGACCAGGACGTCGGTAATAACTATATTCAGAGTTACCAACTTTTTCACAACAGCCATTTTGGTATCGAGGTGCGAAGTGGGGAGGATGGGATAAAAGTTCCACAGCTTGTTTTGGTGAAAGAGTTGGACAGGGAGGTGGAGGACTCTTATTTGCTTCAAGTGACAGCGAGTGACGGTGGAAGTCCCCCAAAGTCAGGGTCATTCATGGTTCATGTCAAAATCTTAGACTCCAATGATAACAGTCCTCAATTCGAGCACAACTCCCTTAAAGTCGAGCTACACGAAGACGCGCCTGTTGGTTCTCTGTTGCTCAAAGTCCAAGCATTTGACCCAGACCATGGAGCAAACGGTGAGGTACGCTACGATTTTACTGAGGACTCTCTGAATGAGGTTAAAGACACTTTTCAAATCGACCCGATTACTGGCACTGTGACTTTAAGGTCGCTGGTTGACTTTGAGTCAAGGAGGTCATACGAGCTCAACATTCAAGCTTATGACCTAGGCGTCAACTCCATTCCATCCACTTGCAAAGTCATCGCTGAAATTGTGGATGTCAACGACAATGCCCCTGAGATAACCATTAAGCCAATGACATCTCTGAGCGACGGAATAGCTTACATCACGGAGGCAGCGGCTGTGGAGAGTTTTGTTGCACTGATCAGCACCTCGGACAGAGACTCGGGCGCTAATGGTTACGTGCGTGTCAGTTTGCAGGGACACGAACATTTTAAACTTCAGCAGGCTTACGGCGACACTTTTATGATCGTCACAACAACGACTTTGGATCGGGAAAAGATTCCAGAGTACAACCTAACCGTTGTGGCAGAAGACCTGGGCTCGCCGCCATTCAGAACTTTGCTGCAATACACAGTTAGGGTACTCGATGAGAACGACAACGCTCCATTGTTTAGCAAATCTGTTTATGATATTGCAGTGATGGAAAACAAAGCCCCGGGATCTTACATTGCTACTTTAATTGCCCGTGACCCTGATGTGGGAGTCAATGGAAAAGTGACTTATACACTGATAGATGAAAATGTTGGAGGGGCCCCAATATCGTCACTTGTTTCAGTAAATCCTGTTTCGGGTATCTTGTACACAATGAGATCTCTCGATTATGAATCTGTCAAGCAAATTGATGTGGGAATTTTAGCTACTGATGGGGGCTCCCCACAGTTGTCAAGTACTGCTGTGGTCAGGATCAAGGTAGTGGACGAAAATGACAATGCGCCATTCATTACTTATCCTGTTCTACTCAATGACTCCGCCAAGGTGCCCATACCACACAATGCTCCCGCCGGATATCTTGCCCTTAGGGTTAAGGCACGCGATATGGACGATGGGATCAATGGTGAACTGTCCTACAGTATAATCGAGGACAAAAAAACGTTGTTTTCTatcaacaaaaacactggaGAGATTGCACTGAAATATGGCCTGACGCTGCAATATGGAGACGCTGCTGAAATAACAGTGGCGGTCAGCGACAGTGGTCGGACGCCTCTTTCTTGCGCCGCCAGATTCAGTTTCGTTGTCACGGAGATGGAACCCGAGGAGGAGCAGGTGGTTGTGGTGTTGGAGTccactgaagaagaagaaatatcaGACTTCGATGCCTCTTTAATAGTTATTGTACTGCTGAGCGTTGGCTGCGCGCTACTGCTTGTAGCCATTGTGGCAGTTGCTCTCTCGCGCAAGTACAGTCCAAGAAACGAAACTTTTGGCTCCAAGAGGAGAGGCCCTGACGGACTGTTTACAAAGACCCCCCTTCCGTCTCATAGCATTGACTCGTCAGAGTCTGGCAGCTATAAAGGGGGGAGTACAACCGTCACAGAGCACATTTTGTCCTCCCGAGATGAATCATCTTATTCTTTTGAAGAGTCAAGTGGAGATTCTGATACAAAG GTGTTCCGTCCCCTTCTCTGTGAGGGTAATTTTGAACCTGTAGCCATTTGGCAAGGAGACAGATTTACTTTGCAAACAAG CAACATCAGGTCCACTGATCAGACGAGCGTGAAGGACAGTGGCAAAGGAGACAGCGACTTCAATGATAGCGACTCTGACATCAGCAGAGATATGGGCCGGAAAATCTCTACCAGTATCCAACCACAGACTAACT GTCCATTCAGTGCTGGGCTTACTGCTGGACACGGCAGAACCAGAGAGATATCAACACACACTTCCAGTGCTCCCGTCAGTACGGGTAGTTACACAATAGCCTACTCAAGGACCTCTGCATATGGTCATGCTCATACCAACCGTCCTTTGCCTACCTGGAGAGACAACGCCCACAATACCATCTTACCACGAGCATCTGAGCAGCCACGTGCTCCTATATGTCAACGCACAGGCACCCTACCCTCTCACTATTACTACCAACAGTATGCGCCCTTTTATCAATCCCAGCCAGCCACAAAGGACCTGAGAGAGATGGCCTCACAGCACCAAAACATTACCTCTTTTTAA
- the LOC115817595 gene encoding uncharacterized protein CXorf38-like — MVLEELSARLNEVGYKNWLKAGYCLLKVKDGLYGYLDAEMRHFHSSVIRNNDTLRRGRMCTSHCRPKGNQLQSVCPLCNEWKTEILRHHTNAMAVVNWGNCRPWLWSSEHWELAKAYMPRGLANVTRADQCDAAALLNLLNFCDHFSSINPQLVREVIRCRNELMHSCEMRVSTSWMEQYQRSVEQLLLQLRHVPEVAAAGRQIQEMLLVDLSVLVPGVDCVDGDQMEGAEHEFISQWETELLREFLQDVLNNAEEGKTLTPEGMEKLKNMQQFLQDHQDLKEQFRTELQCLLSVEERLPQNTGEETMS, encoded by the exons ATGGTTCTCGAGGAACTGAGTGCAAGACTTAATGAAGTTGGGTACAAGAACTGGCTAAAAGCAGGTTATTGCCTTCTTAAAGTTAAGGACGGGTTATATGGATATCTTGACGCCGAGATGAGACATTTCCATTCGTCTGTCATCAGGAATAACGATACTTTAAGGAGGGGGCGAATGTGTACGAGTCACTGCCGACCCAAAGGAAATCAG CTGCAGTCAGTCTGCCCATTGTGTAATGAATGGAAGACGGAGATCCTGAGGCATCACACAAATGCAATGGCAGTGGTGAATTGGGGAAACTGTAGGCCATGGTTATGGTCCTCTGAACACTGGGAGCTGGCAAAG GCCTACATGCCACGAGGCCTGGCTAATGTGACCAGAGCAGACCAATGTGATGCTGCAGCTCTTCTCAACCTCTTGAACTTTTGCGACCATTTCAGTTCCATCAATCCACAGCTTGTTAGAGAG GTAATTCGCTGCAGGAACGAGCTCATGCACTCCTGTGAGATGCGAGTATCCACCTCATGGATGGAGCAGTACCAGAGGAGCGTGGAGCAGCTGCTTCTGCAGCTCCGCCACGTCCCTGAAGTAGCAGCAGCCGGTCGTCAGATCCAGGAG ATGTTATTAGTTGACTTGTCTGTACTTGTCCCGGGTGTGGACTGTGTGGATGGAGACCAAATGGAAGGGGCGGAGCACGAATTCATCAGCCAGTGGGAGACAGAATTGCTCAGGGAGTTTCTACAGGATGTCCTGAATAATGCAGAGGAGGGGAAGACTCTTACACCAGAG GGCATGGAAAAACTAAAGAACATGCAGCAGTTCCTGCAGGACCATCAGGATCTGAAGGAGCAGTTCAGGACTGAGCTCCAGTGCCTTTTGTCTGTAGAGGAGCGACTCCCACAGAACACCGGAGAGGAGACCATGAGCTAA